In Paenibacillus sp. BIC5C1, a genomic segment contains:
- a CDS encoding Gfo/Idh/MocA family protein produces MSNRLRVGMVGYKFMGKAHSNAYRSLPMFFPSAPLQPEMSVICGRNVQGVEEAASQFGWSESVTDWRELVRRDDIDLIDINAPSDAHKEIALEAARQGKHLFCEKPLALSLADSREMLQAAEEAGVAHMVGFNYRFSPAVQLAKELVQSGRLGKIYHFRAFFLQDWIMDPSFPLVWRLQKEVAGSGSHGDLGAHLIDLARFLVGEFKEVIGMSETFIKERPLASEMTGLSAKGSSNADAPKGEVTVDDATLFLARFANGALGSFEATRFAAGHRSTNSFEINGSLGSVRFDFERMNELEVYFTKDDEDVQGFRRVLATDPAHKYAEAWWPAGHTIGFEHTFTHEMLELVTAISEGRQPEPNFHDGVACQAVLEAVERSVTERRWVPLEEM; encoded by the coding sequence ATGTCAAATCGTCTTCGTGTCGGAATGGTTGGATACAAATTTATGGGAAAAGCCCACAGCAACGCATATCGCAGTCTGCCGATGTTTTTCCCGTCTGCCCCGCTGCAGCCAGAGATGTCTGTAATCTGCGGACGGAACGTGCAGGGAGTTGAGGAGGCTGCCAGTCAGTTCGGCTGGTCTGAAAGTGTAACAGACTGGCGCGAATTGGTGCGCCGTGATGACATCGATCTAATCGATATCAACGCTCCAAGTGATGCCCATAAGGAGATCGCACTGGAAGCCGCCCGCCAGGGTAAACATCTGTTCTGTGAAAAACCGCTGGCTCTGTCGCTAGCTGATTCGCGTGAAATGCTTCAGGCAGCTGAAGAAGCAGGGGTTGCACACATGGTCGGATTCAACTACCGTTTCTCTCCAGCAGTGCAGCTGGCCAAAGAGTTGGTGCAAAGCGGACGCCTGGGCAAAATCTATCATTTCCGAGCGTTTTTTCTTCAAGATTGGATCATGGACCCTTCGTTCCCATTGGTATGGCGTCTGCAAAAAGAAGTTGCAGGTTCCGGTTCGCATGGCGATCTTGGCGCACACTTGATTGATCTGGCACGTTTTCTGGTAGGTGAATTCAAGGAAGTAATTGGGATGAGTGAAACGTTCATTAAAGAGCGGCCGCTGGCATCGGAAATGACCGGACTTAGCGCCAAAGGTAGTTCGAATGCAGATGCTCCGAAGGGCGAAGTGACTGTAGATGACGCCACTTTGTTCCTGGCACGATTTGCAAATGGTGCACTGGGAAGCTTCGAAGCTACACGCTTTGCAGCAGGCCATCGTAGTACGAACTCTTTTGAGATCAACGGCAGTCTGGGCAGCGTCCGGTTTGATTTTGAACGGATGAATGAACTGGAAGTGTATTTTACAAAGGACGATGAAGATGTGCAGGGCTTCCGCCGTGTTCTGGCGACCGATCCGGCACATAAATATGCTGAGGCGTGGTGGCCTGCGGGACATACGATTGGATTCGAGCATACGTTCACACATGAAATGCTGGAACTGGTGACTGCGATCTCGGAAGGAAGGCAGCCTGAGCCAAATTTCCATGATGGTGTTGCCTGTCAAGCAGTATTGGAAGCCGTTGAACGTTCCGTTACAGAGCGCCGATGGGTGCCGCTAGAAGAAATGTAA
- a CDS encoding ThuA domain-containing protein — protein sequence MSKALIVWGGWDGHEPEQVAAIFERILKEEQFEVEVSDTLEAYADAEKLLGLDLIVPLWTMGQIEQELVNNVSAAVQSGVGLAGLHGGMCDAFRNNVDWQFMTGGQWVAHPGNDGVEYTVNMKRGSSPLLDHIEDFQVKSEQYYLHVDPAVEVLATTRFPIVNGPHAANGPVDMPVVWTKRWGAGRVFYNSLGHHADIVEMKQVTEMMRSGFKWTAAGKTLAQSRSNEVSEVYTGMADNQSH from the coding sequence ATGAGCAAAGCACTAATCGTATGGGGCGGCTGGGATGGACATGAACCAGAACAGGTAGCAGCGATTTTTGAACGCATTTTGAAAGAAGAACAATTTGAGGTTGAAGTTTCAGATACACTGGAAGCCTATGCGGATGCAGAGAAACTGCTGGGTCTGGATCTAATCGTTCCGCTGTGGACAATGGGACAGATTGAACAGGAACTGGTCAACAACGTATCTGCAGCTGTTCAGAGCGGCGTGGGACTTGCGGGTCTTCATGGCGGGATGTGTGATGCGTTCCGCAACAACGTCGACTGGCAGTTCATGACGGGTGGACAGTGGGTTGCGCATCCAGGGAACGACGGTGTGGAGTACACGGTAAATATGAAGCGTGGATCCAGTCCGCTATTGGATCATATTGAAGATTTCCAGGTGAAAAGTGAACAGTACTACCTGCACGTGGATCCTGCTGTGGAAGTACTGGCAACAACACGTTTTCCTATTGTTAACGGTCCGCATGCAGCGAATGGCCCAGTGGATATGCCGGTTGTTTGGACCAAACGCTGGGGTGCAGGCCGTGTGTTCTACAATTCCCTCGGACACCATGCAGATATCGTGGAGATGAAACAAGTTACTGAAATGATGCGTAGCGGTTTCAAATGGACTGCGGCAGGCAAGACGCTTGCGCAGAGCCGTTCGAACGAAGTGTCTGAAGTTTACACAGGAATGGCTGATAACCAAAGTCATTAA
- a CDS encoding Gfo/Idh/MocA family protein has translation MKTMKVGIIGCGKISGIYMENCHRFEVLDLVAVADLDRKRAEEQAAAYHVPNVYTVDEILADPDIDLIINLTIPAVHADVCLRALEAGKHVYVEKPLAVTREEGQAVLETAKRKGLLVGCAPETFFGSGIQTALKVVEDGVIGKPVAATAFMMSRGHEHWHPDPEFYYAAGGGPMFDMGPYYLTALVQLLGPIKSIAGMTGKAMEQRTITSEKKRGQSIPVEIPTHVAGLLQFEQGAIGTLITSFDVFGGSVLPPIEVYGTHGTLQVPDPNTFGGPVRYRLLGDEEWTEVPLLPGYQENTRGIGVADMAYAVGSGRAHRASGELAYHVLEAMWAFHDSSDEQSFYKMDSTCQRPAALPADLPLYTLDQ, from the coding sequence ATGAAAACAATGAAAGTAGGCATTATTGGCTGCGGTAAAATCAGCGGTATTTATATGGAAAACTGTCACCGATTTGAGGTTCTCGATCTTGTTGCGGTTGCGGATCTTGACCGAAAAAGGGCTGAAGAGCAGGCAGCTGCTTATCATGTTCCTAACGTATATACGGTAGATGAAATTTTGGCAGACCCTGACATCGACCTAATTATCAATTTGACGATTCCTGCTGTTCATGCGGATGTGTGTTTGCGAGCGCTCGAAGCAGGTAAACATGTCTACGTGGAAAAACCACTCGCTGTTACACGTGAAGAGGGTCAGGCGGTCCTGGAAACGGCTAAGCGTAAAGGTCTGCTGGTAGGCTGTGCACCAGAGACGTTCTTCGGTTCAGGTATCCAGACGGCACTCAAAGTGGTAGAGGATGGTGTCATTGGCAAACCTGTGGCAGCCACCGCATTTATGATGAGCCGTGGGCATGAGCATTGGCATCCAGATCCAGAGTTCTACTATGCAGCCGGTGGCGGGCCGATGTTTGATATGGGGCCTTATTATCTGACTGCGCTCGTACAATTGCTGGGACCAATCAAGTCAATTGCTGGCATGACGGGCAAAGCGATGGAACAGCGGACGATCACGAGTGAGAAAAAGCGGGGTCAGAGCATTCCTGTTGAAATTCCGACACATGTAGCGGGATTATTGCAATTTGAGCAGGGAGCTATCGGCACGCTGATTACGAGTTTTGACGTATTTGGCGGAAGTGTATTGCCACCGATTGAAGTATACGGCACTCATGGAACCCTACAGGTTCCTGATCCAAACACATTCGGTGGTCCAGTTCGGTACCGTTTGCTAGGTGATGAGGAATGGACTGAGGTACCACTTCTGCCAGGGTATCAGGAGAATACACGTGGCATCGGTGTTGCAGATATGGCTTATGCCGTGGGCAGTGGACGCGCTCACCGAGCAAGTGGAGAGCTGGCCTACCATGTGCTTGAAGCAATGTGGGCGTTCCATGATTCTTCGGATGAACAGAGTTTTTATAAAATGGATAGCACATGTCAGCGACCAGCTGCACTGCCGGCAGATCTTCCATTGTACACACTCGATCAATAA